A genome region from Deltaproteobacteria bacterium includes the following:
- a CDS encoding HD domain-containing protein: MNHVSIRVGTLRGDQKISFDAYVKINDKFVLYLRRGDSFEGQRLKRLKDKKLKKMFILSEDESNYREYLKTNIESAYDSNSKKDISTRAEIIQGQQQSNVEEVFERPENKEAYFETKDAAGKYVEFMMKNSAAANAVLNIENSDKNLAHHGVAVATYAISLAQKLKITDPQKTQLLTLGGLLHDIGHHESNINVAQPLNLLTPEELAIYKQHPKKGAERVKDKNHFDQLVTTIINEHEEHIDGSGFPNKLKEKQLDPLSIIVSSANTLDRLITFESVPKLEAPKKLMIERVGTHPLNHIQLLAEIIKNIK; the protein is encoded by the coding sequence ATGAACCATGTTTCAATTAGAGTCGGTACCCTCAGAGGAGATCAGAAAATAAGCTTCGATGCTTATGTGAAAATTAACGACAAGTTTGTTCTCTATCTTCGTCGAGGAGATAGTTTTGAGGGGCAGCGACTTAAACGGCTAAAAGATAAAAAATTAAAAAAAATGTTTATTCTTAGTGAAGATGAATCCAATTACCGTGAATATTTAAAAACAAATATCGAGTCTGCCTATGATTCCAACTCAAAAAAAGATATCAGCACCCGTGCTGAAATCATTCAGGGACAACAGCAATCCAATGTCGAAGAAGTCTTTGAGCGACCAGAAAACAAAGAAGCTTATTTTGAAACTAAAGATGCTGCTGGAAAATACGTAGAATTTATGATGAAAAATTCAGCAGCGGCAAACGCTGTTTTAAATATAGAAAACAGTGATAAAAACCTGGCTCATCACGGAGTCGCTGTCGCCACTTATGCTATTTCTTTGGCGCAAAAATTAAAGATCACAGATCCACAAAAAACCCAACTTCTTACGTTGGGTGGACTTTTACATGATATTGGACATCACGAATCGAATATTAATGTCGCCCAACCACTCAACCTCTTGACTCCAGAGGAATTAGCTATCTACAAACAGCACCCCAAAAAAGGGGCAGAGCGAGTCAAGGACAAAAACCATTTTGATCAATTGGTGACAACGATTATCAATGAGCACGAAGAACATATTGATGGAAGTGGTTTCCCCAATAAATTAAAGGAAAAACAATTGGATCCCCTATCCATTATTGTCTCTAGCGCCAACACCCTTGATCGGCTTATCACCTTCGAATCCGTTCCTAAACTGGAAGCACCCAAAAAATTGATGATCGAGCGAGTGGGGACTCATCCCCTAAATCATATTCAACTGTTAGCAGAAATCATAAAAAATATAAAATAA
- a CDS encoding DUF3552 domain-containing protein, translating into MIEVIIFLFLGLVIGSVVGWIAYRYWIKSMIKNAKAEADEIIDEIKEALELKLIDQTEKANEIEMEMWTKAEPELLKLENKLSDLEEKLEEKKEAFEVKWNQKKSENESKHQLLRNKEIENKKANMIVQDKKFLLNKEKKLFIESLTLKTNSTIDEVKNRIKEDFVLEISRQITKEQEIFENDIKEKQEEIAKKILDTALDRFARSYCPERGLAPVYFPDPQSRNFLADPKGAFVKLIQDLCGCDVIIEDNNELVGIAGFDPVRRELTRRVLERLVKERKPYSEEYIKKTVEIQKRDLFKQIKQDGEAIVKELRLENVHPEIKQMMGSLRFRYSFTQNQFFHCAEVGWLCGLLSSELNVEIKAGRRSGMLHDIGKSMDHALDGGHAVIGAHFISQRGESAEIVHNVKAHHYDEQPSSIHAFLVIAADAISGARPGARRSTLESYAQKISELQDIANSFEGVTDCFVLNGGRECRVYVNNKKVNDHEALSMSQKIANRIEAECNYPGQIKVVVVRETVVHEQTTGKPPRGEKYREEEHVS; encoded by the coding sequence ATGATTGAAGTAATAATTTTTCTTTTTTTAGGTCTTGTAATTGGTTCTGTTGTTGGATGGATCGCTTATCGTTACTGGATTAAATCGATGATTAAAAATGCAAAAGCAGAGGCTGACGAAATCATTGATGAAATTAAAGAAGCCCTTGAGCTTAAACTCATTGACCAAACTGAAAAGGCAAATGAAATCGAGATGGAGATGTGGACCAAAGCCGAGCCTGAACTTTTGAAACTAGAAAATAAACTGAGTGATTTAGAAGAAAAGTTGGAAGAAAAAAAAGAGGCTTTCGAAGTTAAGTGGAATCAAAAAAAATCTGAAAATGAATCTAAACATCAACTCCTAAGAAACAAAGAAATTGAAAATAAAAAAGCCAATATGATTGTTCAAGATAAAAAATTTCTTCTTAATAAAGAAAAGAAACTTTTTATTGAAAGTTTAACGCTCAAAACAAATTCAACTATCGATGAGGTTAAAAATCGAATTAAAGAAGACTTTGTGCTGGAAATTTCTCGACAGATAACTAAAGAGCAAGAAATTTTTGAAAATGATATCAAAGAAAAACAGGAAGAAATTGCTAAAAAAATCTTAGACACTGCTTTGGACCGTTTTGCTCGAAGTTATTGCCCTGAGAGGGGCCTAGCCCCTGTCTATTTCCCAGACCCCCAGTCAAGGAATTTTTTAGCTGATCCCAAGGGGGCTTTCGTAAAGCTCATTCAAGACCTATGTGGATGCGACGTGATTATCGAAGATAACAATGAGCTTGTTGGAATCGCTGGCTTTGACCCTGTGAGAAGAGAGTTAACTCGAAGGGTATTGGAAAGACTCGTTAAGGAAAGAAAACCTTATTCAGAAGAGTATATTAAAAAAACAGTTGAGATCCAGAAAAGAGACCTATTCAAACAAATCAAGCAAGATGGCGAAGCTATCGTGAAAGAGTTACGCCTAGAAAATGTTCATCCCGAAATCAAACAAATGATGGGAAGCCTTCGCTTTCGATACTCTTTTACCCAAAACCAATTTTTTCACTGTGCGGAAGTCGGCTGGCTCTGTGGGTTATTATCGAGCGAGCTCAATGTCGAAATCAAAGCAGGACGTCGTAGTGGCATGCTTCATGATATTGGAAAATCTATGGATCACGCTCTTGATGGTGGTCACGCTGTCATTGGTGCTCATTTTATTTCCCAAAGAGGTGAATCTGCGGAAATCGTTCATAATGTCAAAGCCCATCACTATGATGAACAACCAAGTTCTATTCATGCCTTCTTAGTTATCGCTGCTGACGCCATCAGTGGTGCCAGGCCAGGCGCTCGCCGATCAACGCTTGAGTCCTACGCCCAAAAAATCTCTGAACTTCAAGATATCGCCAATAGCTTTGAAGGTGTTACCGATTGCTTTGTTCTTAACGGCGGCAGAGAATGTCGAGTCTATGTAAATAACAAAAAAGTGAATGACCATGAGGCTCTATCAATGAGTCAAAAAATAGCCAACCGTATTGAAGCTGAATGTAATTATCCAGGCCAAATAAAGGTGGTTGTTGTCAGAGAAACGGTTGTTCATGAGCAAACTACTGGCAAACCACCGCGCGGAGAAAAGTACCGCGAAGAGGAACATGTCTCCTAG